One stretch of Gadus macrocephalus chromosome 12, ASM3116895v1 DNA includes these proteins:
- the si:ch211-1a19.3 gene encoding peptidyl-prolyl cis-trans isomerase G, producing MTASCQTCKTLLLALLVVWGVASMVIIAVWASQPEATPPAPCDQRLQEVTEKLEGAKVVWGKNKVALEEMVEKLRVNQTRQQDRVRTLETGLALSGRSLEACRHGQALLHGNMSSLQQQLEQQELLYTNLSALVGRQLEEMEALQQNVTEAAHITASCLSLNAAAESQSEAARSQTSACISSKTYLERRLSRCKEEELRSSEQTAESSSPSSSPSSSPPLLLTSCCLGAQPLSLLGSAPPLLLLLSRHVEEDGIGLKGFWEKDHQKPKAGPETVPETDQDQDQNQKQNQTRNSTRNRPETDQKQTRTRTRNRTRPETEPDQKQYQKQTRTRTRNRTRPETEPDQKQYQKQTRTRTRNRPGPEPETDQKQTRTRNRTRPETDQDQDQNQKQTRNRPGPGPETDQKQTRTRTRNRTRPETVPETDQDQKQTRTRTRNRPETDQDQKQNQTRNSTRNRPGPGPETDQDQDQKQNQNQTRNRPGPETDQDQKQTRTRTRNRPGPETEPDQKQYQKQTRTRTRNRPGPGPETEPDQKQTRTRNRPGPETEPDQKQTRNRPGPETDQKQTRNRPETDQDQKQKQTRTRTRTRNRNRNSTRNRPGPGPETDQDQKQTRTRNRNRPGPETDQDQKQYQKQTRTRTRNRPGPDQTRDKSRTWTRMRTRTSPMWPTDC from the exons ATGACGGCGTCGTGCCAGACGTGTAAGAccctgctgctggccctgctggTGGTGTGGGGCGTGGCCTCCATGGTGATCATCGCGGTGTGGGCGTCGCAGcccgaggccacgccccccgcgCCCTGCGACCAGCGGCTGCAGGAGGTGACGGAGAAGCTGGAGGGGGCCAAGGTGGTGTGGGGGAAGAACAAAGTGGCgctggaggagatggtggagaagCTGAGGGTGAACCAGACCCGGCAACAGGACCGCGTCCGGACCCTGGAGACCGGCCTGGCACTCAGCGGGAGGAGCCTGGAGGCCTGCCGCCACGGACAG GCGCTGCTTCATGGAAACATGTCgtctctgcagcagcagctggagcagcaggagcTGCTCTACACGAACCTCTCGGCCCTCGTCGGCCGGCAGCTCG agGAGATGGAGGCCCTGCAGCAGAACGTGACCGAGGCCGCCCACATCACCGCCTCGTGCCTCAGCCTCAACGCGGCGGCCgagagccaatcagaggctgcCCGCAGCCAGACCAGCGCCTGCATCTCCAGCAAGACCTACCTGGAGAGGAGGCT GTCTAGGTGTAAGGAGGAGGAGCTTCGTTCATCTGAGCAGACAGCAgaaagctcctccccctcctcctccccctcctcctccccccccctcctcctcacctcctgctGTCTGGGTGCtcagcctctcagcctgctgggttctgcacctcctctcctgctcctcctttccCGCCATGTAGAGGAAGATGGGATCGGGCTCAAGGGGTTCTGGGAGAAGGACCACCAGAAACCTAAAGCAGGACCAGAAACAGTACCAGaaacagaccaggaccaggaccagaaccagAAACAGAACCAGACCAGAAACAGTACCAGAAACAGACCAGAAACTGACCAGaaacagaccaggaccaggaccagaaacaGAACCAGACCAGAAACAGAACCAGACCAGAAACAGTACCAGaaacagaccaggaccaggaccagaaacaGAACCAGACCAGAAACAGAACCAGACCAGAAACAGTACCAGaaacagaccaggaccaggaccagaaacagaccaggaccagaaccagaaacagaccagaaacagaccaggaccagaaacagaaccagaccagaaacagaccaggaccaggaccagaaccagaaacagaccagaaacagaccaggaccaggaccagaaacagaccagaaacagaccaggaccaggaccagaaacaGAACCAGACCAGAAACAGTACCAGaaacagaccaggaccagaaacagaccaggaccagaaccagaaacagaccagaaacagaccaggaccagaaacaGAACCAGACCAGAAACAGTACCAGaaacagaccaggaccaggaccagaaacagaccaggaccaggaccagaaacagaaccagaaccagaccagaaacagaccaggaccagaaacagaccaggaccagaaacagaccaggaccagaaccagAAACAGACCAGGGCCAGAAACAGAACCAGACCAGAAACAGTACCAGaaacagaccaggaccaggaccagaaacagaccaggaccaggaccagaaacagaaccagaccagaaacagaccaggaccagaaacagaccaggaccagaaacaGAACCTGACCAGAAACAGACCAGaaacagaccaggaccagaaacagaccagaaacagaccagaaacagaccagaaacagaccaggaccagaaacagaaacagaccaggaccaggaccaggaccagaaacagaaacagaaacagtaccagaaacagaccaggaccaggaccagaaacagaccaggaccagaaacagaccaggaccagaaacagaaacagaccaggaccagaaacagaccaggaccagaaacagtaccagaaacagaccaggaccaggaccagaaacagaccaggaccagaccagaccagggacAAGTCCAGGACCTGGACCAggatgaggaccaggaccagcccgATGTGGCCAACAGACTGCTGA